From one Eptesicus fuscus isolate TK198812 chromosome 21, DD_ASM_mEF_20220401, whole genome shotgun sequence genomic stretch:
- the DBNDD1 gene encoding dysbindin domain-containing protein 1 has product MEPPEGARPGEIVKEIEVPLAALDAPAPGTGDSSHLAVAEEEEVGIPIPAPGFLQVTERRQPLSSVSSLEVHFDLLDLTELTDMSDQELAEVFADSDDENLTGESPAGLHPLPRAGCLRSPSWTRTRAEQNREKQHLGDPERQPAIVDTFLTVERPKEN; this is encoded by the exons ATGGAGCCCCCGGAGGGCGCCCGCCCGGGAG AAATAGTTAAGGAGATTGAGGTGCCACTGGCTGCCCTGgatgccccagcccctgggacaggGGACAGCAGCCACTTAGCTGTggccgaggaggaggaggtgggaatcCCAATACCGGCACCAGGGTTCCTGCAGGTCACAGAACGAAGGC agccACTCAGCAGTGTGTCCTCCCTCGAGGTGCACTTTGACCTCCTGGACCTCACTGAGCTGACCGACATGTCCGACCAGGAACTTGCCGAGGTCTTTGCTGACTCCGATGATGAGAACCTGACCGGTGAATCGCCAGCTG GCCTGCACCCACTGCCCCGGGCCGGCTGTCTGCGGTCCCCATCCTGGACGCGGACCAGGGCCGAGCAGAACCGCGAGAAGCAGCACCTCGGCGACCCTGAGCGGCAGCCAGCGATTGTGGACACGTTTCTCACTGTGGAGAGGCCCAAGGAGAACTAG